A single region of the Pontibacter kalidii genome encodes:
- a CDS encoding MarC family protein: MIAAIFSFLVMLNPFALFLYLKPVMSDLSNADFKAVFLKASLISFGIYLVFLLFGDVVFQTVFRINFESFRIFGGVVLFSFAYIFIVQGKQAFIQIKGDLHDLASEIALPFMVGAGTISLTVLMSEQLVLWQGILSLAIIMLVNFAIIMGLKNIRRSMRSKKVQLAFDKNMELLLRVNGFFLGAIGIDMIVTGIRNLVSGGLG, encoded by the coding sequence ATGATTGCAGCAATTTTTAGCTTTTTGGTGATGCTGAACCCCTTTGCGCTCTTCCTGTACCTCAAGCCGGTGATGAGCGACCTGTCGAACGCAGATTTTAAGGCCGTCTTCCTAAAGGCCTCCCTAATCTCGTTTGGCATTTACCTGGTGTTTCTTCTTTTTGGCGATGTGGTGTTCCAGACGGTTTTCCGCATCAACTTTGAGTCGTTCAGGATATTCGGCGGCGTGGTGCTGTTCTCTTTTGCCTATATCTTTATTGTGCAGGGCAAGCAAGCGTTCATCCAGATAAAAGGCGACCTGCACGACCTTGCCTCCGAGATCGCGCTGCCGTTTATGGTCGGTGCCGGCACCATCTCCCTCACCGTGCTGATGTCGGAGCAGCTGGTGCTGTGGCAGGGCATACTGTCGCTTGCCATCATTATGCTTGTCAACTTTGCCATCATCATGGGGTTGAAAAACATTCGCCGCAGCATGCGCTCCAAAAAGGTGCAGCTGGCCTTTGACAAGAACATGGAGCTGCTACTGCGCGTCAACGGCTTCTTCCTCGGCGCCATCGGTATAGACATGATCGTGACGGGGATCAGGAACCTGGTTTCGGGTGGGCTAGGCTAG
- a CDS encoding universal stress protein codes for MISIDAMMVCLDLSDLDEKLVAFSRSLCERLQVRKVYFVHNIRLYELGDDFREMIGNVDLSREVEENITDIVAEQFGNITDHEILVSEEPNTEVILADIVKRYGIRLTLLGKKMSDKSTGALGTKLLRILPCSLLVFPETASFNVRRVLVPIDFSDTSVHALRLSKELSDQLNLQLEIMHVYRLPTQFFPLISEEKAVRKAEELVTEKFADLQKRHREIAGVPYTLVRAANKSIAERIVLHLERGRHDLLVLGLKGNNPLPSLSLGSVPTELYNTDIDVPLWLVYSKEVIK; via the coding sequence ATGATCTCAATTGATGCCATGATGGTCTGCCTCGACCTGAGCGACCTGGATGAGAAACTCGTTGCCTTTTCCCGCTCCCTCTGCGAACGCCTGCAGGTGCGGAAGGTGTACTTCGTGCACAACATCAGACTCTATGAACTGGGCGATGATTTCCGGGAGATGATCGGAAATGTAGACCTTAGCAGAGAAGTAGAGGAGAACATCACCGACATCGTAGCGGAGCAATTCGGCAACATCACCGACCACGAAATACTGGTAAGCGAGGAGCCCAACACCGAGGTGATACTTGCTGACATAGTGAAGCGCTATGGCATAAGACTGACGCTGCTGGGGAAGAAGATGAGCGACAAAAGCACAGGTGCCCTGGGCACGAAGCTACTGCGCATACTCCCCTGCAGCCTGCTGGTCTTCCCCGAGACGGCCAGCTTCAACGTCCGGAGGGTACTTGTGCCCATTGACTTCTCGGACACCTCGGTACACGCGCTGAGGCTCAGCAAAGAGCTGTCGGACCAGCTGAACCTGCAGCTGGAGATCATGCACGTCTACCGGCTGCCGACACAGTTTTTCCCACTGATATCGGAAGAAAAAGCCGTCCGGAAGGCCGAGGAACTGGTGACAGAGAAGTTTGCTGACCTGCAGAAGCGCCACCGGGAGATTGCCGGGGTGCCCTATACCCTGGTGCGTGCCGCCAACAAAAGTATAGCCGAGCGCATTGTCCTGCACCTGGAGAGAGGCCGCCACGACCTCTTGGTGCTCGGCCTGAAGGGAAACAACCCGCTCCCCTCGCTGAGCCTGGGCAGTGTACCCACCGAGCTGTATAACACCGATATCGACGTGCCGCTTTGGCTGGTGTACTCGAAGGAGGTGATAAAGTAA
- a CDS encoding BCCT family transporter: protein MSKVRSDTKRSFGLDVNGPVFWSSIVFLVVSIALVLIFRKDAEEFFSNTQAVITSSMGWLFILSVNLFVAYCLYMAFSRFGKIRLGGKDAKPEFSTSAWFSMLFSAGMGIGLLFWSIAEPINHFQTPPLGEPGTPAAARQAMNFTFLHWGLHAWAIYALVALALAYFTYNRQMPLTVRSAFYPFLGERIHGVVGHVIDILAVIATLFGLATSLGLGVQQVAAGLNHVFPAIVNDITTQIILIVVITGIATISVVTGVDKGVRILSEWNIRVALFILVAVLVLGPTVFILGSYVQNTGSYIGNFMQLSFWNEAYSTRNWQGSWTVFYWAWWISWAPFVGIFIARVSKGRTIKEFILGVLIAPSLLCFLWMTAFGSTALREILAGDATIAEAVAADMSTALFVFFEQLPFSTVLSVIGVILIAGFFVTSSDSGSLVVVSLTSGGKLDPPVGIRVFWALAGGAIAAVLLIGGGLQALQTAVIITGLPFAIILLLMCFSLYRGLSEEAEEETRLGKAQQRKAYQQLVAEMLAKRAQKQDARTAESRKDASISPNPDTL, encoded by the coding sequence ATGAGTAAAGTAAGAAGTGATACAAAGAGGTCGTTTGGCCTGGATGTGAACGGCCCCGTGTTCTGGTCGTCCATTGTGTTCCTGGTGGTAAGCATAGCCCTTGTGCTTATTTTCAGGAAAGATGCGGAGGAGTTTTTCAGCAACACCCAGGCAGTCATTACATCCAGCATGGGCTGGCTGTTTATCTTGAGCGTCAACCTTTTTGTCGCCTACTGCCTGTACATGGCCTTCAGTCGGTTTGGTAAAATCCGATTAGGTGGGAAGGACGCTAAACCAGAGTTCAGCACCTCGGCCTGGTTTTCTATGCTATTCAGCGCCGGTATGGGCATTGGCTTGCTGTTCTGGAGCATTGCGGAGCCCATCAACCATTTCCAGACGCCTCCGCTCGGTGAGCCCGGCACACCGGCCGCCGCCCGACAGGCCATGAACTTCACTTTCCTGCACTGGGGGCTGCATGCCTGGGCCATTTATGCGCTGGTGGCGCTGGCGCTAGCTTACTTTACCTATAACCGACAGATGCCGCTAACAGTACGTTCCGCCTTCTATCCTTTTCTGGGCGAGCGTATCCATGGCGTGGTGGGGCATGTGATTGATATCCTGGCCGTGATCGCGACGCTGTTCGGCCTGGCCACTTCGCTGGGGCTGGGCGTGCAACAGGTGGCCGCCGGCCTGAACCATGTGTTCCCGGCCATTGTGAACGATATCACCACTCAAATCATACTTATCGTGGTGATCACTGGTATTGCGACCATTTCGGTGGTGACCGGAGTGGATAAAGGTGTGCGTATCCTGAGCGAGTGGAACATCCGCGTGGCGCTGTTCATACTGGTGGCCGTGTTGGTACTGGGCCCAACCGTTTTTATACTTGGCTCCTACGTGCAGAACACCGGCTCCTACATCGGCAACTTCATGCAGCTCTCGTTCTGGAACGAGGCTTACTCCACCCGGAACTGGCAAGGCTCCTGGACGGTCTTTTACTGGGCCTGGTGGATCTCCTGGGCGCCTTTCGTAGGCATCTTTATCGCGCGGGTCTCCAAAGGCCGGACGATAAAGGAGTTTATTCTGGGTGTGCTCATTGCCCCCTCGCTCCTCTGCTTCCTGTGGATGACGGCCTTCGGCAGCACCGCCCTACGCGAAATCCTGGCTGGCGACGCCACCATAGCGGAGGCCGTGGCAGCCGACATGTCCACCGCCTTGTTCGTGTTCTTCGAGCAGCTGCCTTTTTCAACGGTACTTTCTGTGATAGGCGTTATACTTATAGCCGGCTTCTTTGTCACCTCTTCCGACTCCGGTTCGCTGGTAGTGGTTAGCCTGACCTCCGGCGGCAAGCTAGACCCCCCGGTTGGCATACGCGTCTTCTGGGCGCTAGCGGGCGGGGCTATCGCGGCGGTCTTGCTGATCGGCGGCGGCTTACAGGCACTGCAAACAGCCGTCATCATCACGGGCCTGCCCTTTGCCATCATTCTTTTGCTGATGTGCTTCAGCCTGTACCGCGGCCTGAGCGAGGAGGCCGAGGAGGAAACTAGGCTCGGCAAGGCCCAGCAGCGCAAGGCTTACCAGCAACTGGTGGCCGAGATGCTGGCTAAGCGTGCCCAGAAACAAGATGCTAGAACAGCTGAGAGCAGAAAAGACGCCTCCATATCACCAAACCCTGATACGTTATGA
- a CDS encoding M3 family metallopeptidase encodes MQKKIITAGSLMAVLALTNCATVEDKSQQAQATVEQAQAETNPLLKEWTGPYGGVPAFDKMNLADLKPAMEKAMAMNLAEIEVIANNPEPATFENTIEEMERAGEELGRVFTYYGIWSSNVSTPEFREVQAEMAPKISEFNSKISQNEKLFQRIKTVYENSQKNPLPADQQRVVQLVYEGFAMEGADLSPEKKERYAEINKELSSLYTEFSNNILADEEKYVVYLTKEQLGGLPESFVKAAAKAAADRGQEGKYAVTNTRSSMDQFLTYSNERALREKVWKNYYSRADNNDEHDNKQNIVDILKLRRERVQLMGYDNYAQWRLQNRMAKTPEAAMDLMMAVWPAAIARAKEEVADMQQLANKTSKTKITIEPWDYRYYAEKVRQAKYDLNSDEVKQYLELGNLTDAIFFTAGELFNFKFTPVPEGSVPVFHEDVKVWEVTDKTTGAHIGLWYLDPFARQGKRSGAWATTYRAHTTFDGKKNVLSSNNSNFVKPAPGEPVLVSWDDAETFFHEFGHALHFLASNVKYPTLNSGVRDYTEFQSQLLERWLSTDKVINNYLKHYKTGEPMPQELVAKIKKAATFNQGFATTEFLASALMDMHFHLVDPSGLDPAKFEKETLAKLGMPKEIVMRHRSPHFGHVFSGEGYATGYYGYLWADVLTSDAAEAFAEAPGGFYDAEVAAKLVKYLFAPRNSMDPADAYRHFRGRDAKIDALMRDRGFPVPGPQSKK; translated from the coding sequence ATGCAAAAGAAAATTATAACAGCAGGTAGCCTGATGGCTGTACTTGCCCTGACCAACTGTGCCACGGTAGAGGACAAGTCGCAGCAGGCACAGGCAACCGTAGAGCAGGCGCAGGCTGAAACCAACCCGCTCCTGAAGGAATGGACCGGACCGTACGGCGGCGTGCCAGCCTTCGACAAGATGAACCTGGCCGACCTGAAGCCTGCCATGGAAAAGGCCATGGCCATGAACCTGGCCGAGATAGAGGTGATCGCCAACAACCCGGAGCCTGCCACCTTCGAGAACACCATCGAGGAGATGGAGCGCGCCGGCGAGGAACTGGGCCGCGTATTCACCTACTATGGCATCTGGAGCAGCAACGTATCCACGCCTGAGTTCAGAGAGGTGCAGGCCGAGATGGCTCCCAAGATCTCTGAGTTCAACTCTAAGATCTCCCAGAACGAGAAGCTGTTTCAGCGCATCAAGACCGTTTACGAGAACTCCCAGAAAAACCCATTGCCTGCCGACCAGCAGCGCGTAGTGCAGCTGGTATACGAAGGCTTTGCCATGGAAGGCGCCGACCTGAGCCCGGAAAAGAAAGAGCGCTATGCAGAGATCAACAAAGAACTTTCATCGCTTTACACTGAGTTCTCTAATAACATACTGGCCGACGAGGAGAAGTATGTTGTGTACCTGACAAAAGAACAGTTGGGCGGCCTGCCGGAGTCGTTTGTAAAGGCTGCTGCCAAAGCCGCTGCTGACCGCGGGCAGGAAGGCAAGTATGCCGTGACAAACACCCGCTCCAGCATGGACCAGTTCCTGACCTACTCGAACGAGCGTGCGCTGCGTGAGAAAGTATGGAAAAACTACTACTCCCGCGCCGATAACAACGACGAGCACGACAACAAGCAGAACATTGTAGACATTCTGAAGCTACGCCGCGAGCGCGTGCAGCTGATGGGCTACGACAACTATGCGCAGTGGCGCCTGCAGAACCGTATGGCCAAAACCCCTGAGGCGGCCATGGACCTGATGATGGCCGTATGGCCGGCTGCCATTGCCAGAGCCAAGGAAGAAGTGGCCGACATGCAGCAACTGGCAAACAAGACGAGCAAAACCAAGATCACGATTGAGCCGTGGGATTACCGCTACTACGCCGAAAAAGTGCGCCAGGCAAAGTATGACCTGAACTCTGACGAGGTGAAGCAGTACCTGGAGCTAGGCAACCTGACCGATGCGATCTTCTTTACGGCTGGTGAGCTGTTCAACTTCAAGTTCACGCCGGTACCGGAGGGCTCTGTGCCGGTTTTCCATGAGGATGTGAAAGTATGGGAAGTGACCGACAAGACAACCGGTGCCCACATCGGCCTGTGGTACCTCGATCCGTTCGCGCGCCAAGGCAAGCGTTCCGGTGCCTGGGCTACCACGTACCGCGCCCACACCACCTTTGACGGCAAGAAAAACGTGCTGTCGTCTAACAACTCCAATTTTGTGAAGCCTGCCCCGGGCGAGCCGGTGCTCGTATCGTGGGACGATGCGGAAACGTTCTTCCATGAGTTCGGTCATGCGCTGCACTTCCTGGCCTCTAACGTGAAATACCCAACCCTGAACAGCGGCGTGCGCGACTATACCGAGTTCCAGTCGCAGTTGCTGGAGCGCTGGCTGTCTACGGACAAGGTGATCAACAACTACCTGAAGCATTACAAGACAGGTGAGCCGATGCCGCAGGAGCTAGTGGCCAAGATCAAGAAGGCCGCTACCTTTAACCAGGGCTTTGCCACCACTGAGTTCCTGGCTTCTGCCCTAATGGACATGCACTTCCACCTGGTAGACCCGAGCGGACTGGACCCTGCCAAGTTTGAGAAGGAAACGCTGGCAAAACTGGGGATGCCGAAGGAAATCGTGATGCGTCACCGCTCCCCGCACTTTGGGCACGTGTTCTCCGGCGAGGGCTACGCCACTGGTTACTACGGCTACCTATGGGCCGACGTACTGACCTCAGATGCAGCAGAGGCTTTTGCTGAGGCGCCAGGCGGATTTTATGACGCCGAGGTAGCAGCCAAGCTGGTAAAATACCTGTTTGCCCCACGCAATTCCATGGACCCTGCCGATGCTTACCGTCACTTCCGCGGCCGCGACGCCAAGATCGACGCGCTGATGCGTGACCGCGGTTTCCCGGTACCGGGCCCGCAGTCTAAGAAGTAA
- a CDS encoding response regulator, which yields MNFIKNLKIRDKLILLLSLLLVPLVYFLVSAVENELEENAALKQEELQLEESEKISALLHAFQRERARMLASATGDTDMLLEAKAARATTDAAERELSAFLERSGRVLPELLLLSEQKKYRSRLDQQNFNQQEYREYSSSLIFNLLNRMDANATGVGNTFLGRQLESFRQLTEAKIQLARVRSYFLNAIQGERFNYNDYATIRSQITAYNRALDNFSRYAGPEAMRQVQGIISSGNYKKVATVLQSIEADPQLNLTSFDPDTVFDEFTVSIEDFRKAETALSGSIKSDISERVVEKQQAVATLIIAFLLILGLTVALSIYIINMISVSLTKLKTAADRIKLGATDVKIDIDSEDEIGSVATSFRGVLYKTVHLSEVAQAIGEGRYDVAVTAQSEEDVLSMAIRDMKNNLQRFTTENTNRNFILTGVAELNSHVSGETALEKVSEKAIHFLCEYTRSEAGVLYLHQSDGRLTPAASYGVAVNLEQLPTFEIGLGKVGQAVQERKVKVLEGVSEEHLKIKTALSDIGPASVIIVPLYFGNNIVGALELAARHPYTELHQRLFDTVAERVAVMIHTLRAHLQTQELLYETQNQAEELETQQEDLRQLNAELKASEEELRVNQEELQEKNAELEEKAQLLEEQYEALGAKNRALEDAREAIELKIQQVETVSKYKSDFLANMSHELRTPLNSILILSRLLADNVENTLSTKQIDHAQIIHKSGNDLLRLINEILDLSKIESGMVKLETEELKLEDISMKPLFGEVATKKQIRFIESINPGSSETIVTDRFRLEQILKNFIGNALKFTDAGGEVEFSISPVLHKPKFRSEQLREQNDILAFSVRDTGIGIPKEKQDVVFEAFQQADTSTTRKYGGTGLGLTISKELATLLGGELMLESEPGQGSTFTLYLPRVPQVVEKEQPEPATSIKQAQPTAPAPAQSKGQGVGQMFRSMERQEKQDIKVLIVEDDKGFSDILADFALAKNFKVHQAYTGREGLRLAREEKPDAMLLDIHLPDMTGWDVLKQVREDRELRHMNVHVMSAYDKDVIGEHAEKQEYLPKPVTLEMLNKAFSSILNGSDATIENILIVEDNEIENRAVGELLLAHGLKSTPAYSAEEAEQVLARQKVDCIILDLNLPGMKGYEWMRKIRLQTTLSDIPIIIYSGKDLSEEEETQLKEFANTIIIKNEYSYLRLLDEVQLFLHKVNQKLPQGREFRMKLHVPEEVLRDRKVLVVDDDVRNIYSLSSLLEMHGMEVTAAYNGKEALQKLGSESDIDMVLMDVMMPEMDGIEATKRIREISRFKQLPIIALTAKAMKEDREKCIEAGASDYIPKPVDTDKLLTLMRVWLYEA from the coding sequence ATGAACTTCATAAAGAACCTAAAGATCAGGGATAAGCTTATTCTGCTGCTTTCCCTGCTGCTCGTTCCGCTGGTATACTTTCTTGTATCCGCGGTAGAGAATGAACTGGAAGAGAACGCCGCCCTGAAGCAGGAGGAACTGCAGTTGGAGGAGTCGGAGAAAATATCCGCTTTGCTTCATGCGTTTCAGCGGGAACGTGCCCGCATGCTGGCCTCCGCAACCGGCGACACCGACATGCTGCTGGAGGCAAAGGCAGCCCGGGCCACCACGGATGCTGCCGAAAGGGAGTTGAGTGCTTTCCTGGAGCGTTCGGGCCGGGTACTGCCGGAACTATTGCTGCTGAGCGAGCAGAAGAAGTATAGGAGCCGCCTCGATCAGCAGAATTTTAATCAGCAGGAGTATAGGGAGTACTCGAGCAGCTTGATCTTCAACCTGCTCAACAGGATGGACGCGAACGCCACGGGTGTCGGCAACACGTTTCTGGGGCGCCAGCTTGAGAGTTTCCGCCAGCTCACCGAGGCCAAAATACAACTGGCCAGGGTCAGGAGCTACTTTTTAAATGCCATACAGGGGGAGCGCTTCAATTACAACGACTACGCCACCATCAGGTCGCAGATTACTGCCTACAACCGGGCCCTCGATAATTTTAGCCGCTATGCCGGGCCGGAGGCAATGCGCCAGGTGCAGGGCATTATCTCCTCCGGGAATTATAAAAAGGTGGCAACCGTGCTGCAGTCCATCGAGGCAGACCCACAGCTGAACCTGACCTCCTTCGACCCGGACACCGTCTTTGACGAGTTTACCGTCAGCATAGAGGATTTCCGCAAGGCGGAAACGGCGCTTTCAGGCAGCATCAAGAGCGATATAAGCGAGCGGGTGGTGGAGAAGCAGCAGGCCGTGGCCACGCTCATCATTGCCTTTCTGCTCATACTTGGCCTAACGGTTGCCCTGTCCATCTACATCATCAACATGATCTCAGTATCGCTCACGAAGCTGAAAACCGCTGCCGACCGCATCAAGCTGGGCGCTACCGATGTAAAGATCGATATCGATAGCGAAGATGAGATTGGGAGCGTGGCTACCTCCTTCAGGGGAGTGCTGTATAAAACAGTGCATCTCTCGGAAGTGGCACAGGCCATTGGCGAGGGGCGCTACGATGTGGCGGTAACTGCCCAAAGCGAGGAAGACGTGCTGAGCATGGCCATCCGCGACATGAAAAACAACCTGCAGCGCTTTACCACCGAGAACACCAACCGCAACTTTATACTTACCGGCGTGGCGGAGCTTAACAGCCACGTAAGCGGCGAAACAGCCCTAGAGAAAGTATCCGAAAAGGCCATTCACTTCCTGTGTGAGTATACGCGCTCTGAGGCGGGTGTCCTGTACCTGCACCAAAGCGACGGCAGGCTGACACCCGCGGCCAGCTATGGCGTGGCCGTGAACCTGGAGCAACTTCCTACTTTTGAGATTGGCCTGGGCAAAGTGGGGCAGGCCGTTCAGGAGCGCAAGGTGAAAGTGCTGGAGGGCGTGTCGGAGGAGCACCTGAAGATTAAAACGGCCCTTTCAGATATTGGGCCTGCCTCGGTTATCATCGTACCTTTATACTTTGGCAACAATATCGTTGGGGCGCTGGAGCTTGCCGCGCGCCACCCCTACACGGAACTGCACCAAAGGTTGTTCGATACTGTTGCGGAGCGCGTGGCAGTGATGATCCATACTTTAAGAGCACACCTGCAAACCCAGGAGCTGCTGTACGAAACCCAGAACCAGGCCGAGGAGCTGGAAACGCAGCAGGAAGACCTGCGCCAGCTGAATGCTGAACTGAAGGCATCCGAGGAGGAGCTGCGCGTGAACCAGGAGGAGCTGCAGGAGAAAAACGCCGAGCTGGAGGAAAAAGCCCAGCTGCTGGAGGAGCAGTACGAAGCGCTTGGCGCCAAGAACAGGGCCCTGGAGGATGCCCGCGAAGCCATCGAGCTGAAGATACAGCAGGTGGAGACGGTGAGCAAGTATAAGAGCGACTTCCTGGCCAACATGAGCCACGAGCTGCGTACCCCGCTCAACAGCATCCTCATACTTTCCAGGCTGCTGGCCGACAACGTGGAGAACACCCTCTCAACCAAACAGATCGACCACGCCCAGATCATCCACAAGTCAGGCAACGATTTGCTCCGGCTGATAAACGAGATCCTGGACCTGTCCAAGATCGAGTCAGGAATGGTGAAGCTGGAGACAGAGGAACTGAAGTTGGAGGATATCTCGATGAAGCCGCTGTTTGGGGAGGTGGCCACCAAGAAGCAGATCCGGTTTATCGAAAGCATCAACCCGGGCAGCTCCGAAACCATTGTAACCGATCGCTTCCGCCTGGAGCAGATCCTGAAAAACTTTATTGGCAATGCGCTTAAGTTTACCGACGCCGGTGGCGAGGTGGAGTTCTCCATATCGCCGGTGCTGCACAAGCCAAAGTTCAGGTCGGAGCAGCTGCGCGAGCAGAACGATATCCTGGCCTTCTCGGTGCGCGACACCGGTATCGGCATACCAAAAGAGAAGCAGGACGTGGTGTTCGAGGCATTCCAGCAGGCAGACACGTCGACTACGCGCAAATATGGCGGCACCGGCCTGGGCCTTACCATCAGTAAGGAACTGGCCACGCTGCTGGGCGGCGAGCTGATGCTGGAGAGCGAGCCGGGCCAGGGCAGCACCTTTACCCTGTACCTGCCGCGCGTGCCGCAGGTGGTGGAAAAGGAGCAGCCTGAGCCAGCCACAAGTATAAAACAGGCTCAGCCAACTGCTCCTGCTCCCGCGCAAAGCAAAGGGCAAGGTGTAGGGCAAATGTTCAGGAGCATGGAGCGCCAGGAGAAGCAGGATATTAAAGTGCTGATCGTGGAGGATGACAAGGGCTTCAGTGATATTCTGGCAGACTTTGCCCTGGCTAAAAATTTCAAAGTGCACCAGGCCTATACCGGCCGCGAAGGACTGCGTCTGGCCCGCGAGGAGAAGCCCGACGCCATGCTGCTCGACATCCACCTGCCTGACATGACGGGCTGGGACGTGCTGAAGCAGGTGCGGGAGGATAGGGAGCTGCGCCACATGAACGTGCACGTAATGTCGGCCTACGACAAGGATGTGATCGGCGAGCATGCTGAGAAACAGGAGTACCTGCCAAAGCCGGTTACGCTGGAAATGCTGAACAAAGCCTTTAGCTCTATACTCAACGGGTCGGACGCTACGATCGAGAACATCCTTATTGTGGAGGATAACGAGATCGAAAACAGAGCGGTAGGTGAGCTGCTGCTGGCGCATGGGCTCAAGTCCACCCCCGCCTACTCGGCGGAGGAAGCCGAGCAGGTGCTGGCCAGGCAGAAAGTAGACTGTATCATACTTGACCTCAACCTGCCGGGCATGAAAGGCTACGAATGGATGAGGAAGATCAGGTTGCAGACCACACTTTCGGATATCCCGATCATCATCTACTCGGGCAAAGACCTGAGCGAGGAAGAGGAAACACAGCTAAAGGAATTCGCCAACACCATTATCATCAAGAACGAGTACTCGTACCTGCGCCTGCTGGATGAGGTGCAGCTGTTCCTGCACAAGGTAAACCAGAAACTGCCGCAGGGTAGGGAGTTCAGGATGAAGCTGCACGTGCCGGAGGAGGTGCTGCGCGACAGAAAGGTGCTGGTGGTGGATGACGACGTGCGCAACATTTACTCGCTGAGCAGCTTGCTGGAGATGCACGGCATGGAGGTAACGGCTGCCTACAACGGGAAGGAGGCGTTGCAGAAGCTGGGCTCCGAAAGCGACATAGACATGGTGCTGATGGATGTGATGATGCCGGAGATGGACGGCATTGAGGCGACAAAACGAATTCGGGAGATTTCTCGTTTTAAGCAACTCCCGATCATTGCCCTCACCGCAAAAGCCATGAAAGAAGACAGAGAGAAATGTATAGAGGCCGGCGCTTCTGATTATATACCAAAACCAGTGGATACTGACAAGTTGCTGACCTTAATGCGGGTTTGGTTGTATGAAGCCTAA
- a CDS encoding CheR family methyltransferase — MKPKTDELFEQEVEALIQDIHTQYGYDFSGYARASVYRRVKRFLGQKHLPGMEALRDRLFSDSFFFENFLQEITVNVTEMFRDPTFFLSLRQNVLPILSTYPFIKIWDAGCSTGEELFSLAILLQEEGLLGRTKIYATDINQKVLKQAKEGIFPASSMAAYAAAYYAAGGKRDFAEYYTSNYGSVKFNASLVRNVVFYPHNLASDTSFNEFHLVVCRNVLIYFNRQLQERVFNLFDESLVSLGYLALGKKETLAMSGISPRYDIVDKSNRIYRKVS; from the coding sequence ATGAAGCCTAAGACGGATGAGCTGTTTGAGCAGGAGGTAGAGGCGCTCATCCAGGACATACATACGCAGTACGGGTATGATTTCAGCGGCTACGCGCGGGCCTCGGTTTACCGCAGGGTCAAACGATTCCTGGGGCAGAAGCACCTGCCGGGTATGGAGGCGCTGCGGGACAGGCTGTTCTCAGACAGCTTCTTTTTCGAGAATTTCCTGCAGGAGATCACCGTGAACGTGACGGAGATGTTCCGCGACCCGACGTTCTTCCTGTCGCTGCGCCAGAACGTGCTGCCCATACTTAGCACCTACCCGTTTATCAAGATCTGGGATGCCGGCTGCTCCACGGGCGAGGAGCTTTTCTCGCTGGCCATACTGCTGCAGGAGGAGGGGCTGCTGGGCCGCACCAAGATCTACGCTACCGACATCAACCAAAAGGTGCTGAAGCAGGCGAAGGAAGGCATTTTCCCAGCCTCCAGCATGGCGGCCTATGCGGCGGCATACTATGCGGCGGGGGGCAAGCGCGATTTCGCGGAGTACTATACCAGTAACTACGGCAGCGTAAAGTTTAACGCATCGCTGGTGCGCAACGTGGTGTTTTACCCGCATAACCTGGCTTCGGATACCTCGTTCAACGAGTTCCACCTGGTAGTGTGCCGCAACGTGCTGATATACTTTAACCGGCAGCTGCAGGAGCGCGTGTTCAACCTCTTCGATGAGAGCCTGGTGAGCCTGGGTTACCTGGCGCTGGGCAAAAAGGAAACGCTGGCTATGTCGGGCATCAGCCCCAGGTACGACATCGTAGATAAAAGCAACCGCATATACCGTAAAGTAAGCTGA
- a CDS encoding chemotaxis protein CheB, which yields MRASPKLIVMGGSWGGIQASLSVLTDLPVSYSIPVILVLHRLRNQEGSLQDIFGRKLLLRTVEVEEKEPALPGHVYLAPANYHVLLEKDHTFSLDDSEQENYSRPSIDVTFASAADVFGENTVGILLSGASRDGSSGLNYIFEKGGMAIAQDPHEAEVATMPQAAIDSIPGCTVMNVARIKEFLLSLHEH from the coding sequence ATGCGAGCATCCCCAAAACTGATCGTGATGGGCGGTTCCTGGGGCGGCATTCAGGCATCGCTCTCCGTTTTAACGGACCTGCCGGTCAGTTATAGCATACCTGTTATACTGGTGCTGCACCGCCTGCGCAACCAGGAAGGCAGCCTGCAGGATATATTTGGCAGAAAGCTGCTGCTCAGGACGGTGGAGGTAGAGGAGAAGGAGCCGGCCTTGCCGGGGCACGTATACCTGGCTCCGGCCAATTACCACGTGCTGCTCGAAAAGGACCATACGTTCTCTTTGGATGATTCGGAACAGGAGAATTATTCGCGCCCCTCCATAGACGTTACCTTTGCCAGCGCCGCGGATGTTTTTGGCGAAAACACGGTGGGTATACTTTTAAGTGGCGCCAGCAGGGACGGAAGTTCAGGATTAAACTATATCTTTGAAAAAGGAGGTATGGCGATTGCACAAGACCCGCACGAAGCCGAGGTAGCCACCATGCCACAGGCAGCCATCGATAGTATCCCTGGCTGCACCGTAATGAATGTTGCGCGCATAAAGGAGTTTTTGCTTTCCTTACATGAACACTGA